The Desulfovibrio sp. DNA window CCACCATGCAGGACTGCATGGCCGCAGAACAACAGCGTCTTGAAACCCGTCTGGCCGCACAGCGCACCAAGGTTGCGGCTGGCCTGAACCCGGAACGGCTCAAGGCCTTCAACGAAGCCTTGAGCGCCTGGGATATCCTGCGCAAAAGCGGATCTCTTGCCATGTATGACCCTGACGGCGGCACTCTTTCACCGCTTATGGCCTCACTGTGGTATCTGGAGCAAACAGCCCGCATGACCCACTGGGTTGACGGTATGCTTGAAAACGTTGATCCCTAGCCCTGCTACAGACCACACAAGAACGCATATAGTTCGATTTCCAGCAGCACCTCTCGAGGTGCTGCTTTTTTATTACCTGCGATGCGCACATCTCGATTTGCGCCAATATCTCTTTGGCGGAACACATCTATCGATCTGATTGCCTCCAGGATGCATTTTGTAATTGAGACACAACCTTCGCAAGAGCGCTGTACTTGGAGCATGAAACATCTCGTTGGTTATGAGAGCACCAACGATTCTGCCAGGACACACCCCGGTATCATCCGCTAAAGCCAACAAACATGCGAATGGATGTGCGCGCATGGCAGAGGCATGCCCGCAAGCCACACGGAGGGGAGCAAACATGGAATGGTGTTAGCTGCACCAGGAGCTGATTGATGTGGTATGAGTTTGTTGCCTCAAACCAAAGACATTACCAGGTGGCAACAAATAATCTCATTGGGCGGGAAGACTGACGGCATTTTTTTCTTGGGGGGGGGAGAACTGCGCAGGGGGGCTTAAACACCATATGCGTTATAAGAATGTGCGGGAACAAAAACGCAAAAAACGACAATGGGGCGCATTGCGCCCCATTGTCGTTATAATCCAAACCAGTAAAGCAATTACGCTTCGGTGGTTTCTTCAGCCTTGGGCTTGCGGGTGCGCTTGGGCTTGGCAGGCGCTTCTTCAGCGGCAGCTTCCGTGGCGGGAGCTGCATCAAGAGCGCGAGAAAGCTCAATAATGGCCATGGGGGCGTTGTCGCCCTTGCGGGGCATGGCCAGCTTAAGGATACGGGTGTAGCCGCCGGGAACGCCAGCGAAAACAGGTCCGATCTCGTCAAAAAGGCGCTTAACCAGAGCGTGATCGTTCAACACACGGTAAGCCTGACGCCGGGCGTGCAGGTCGTTGCGCTTGGCAAGGGTGATCAGGGGTTCCACCACCCGGCGCAGCTCCTTGGCCTTGATTTCCGTGGTGCGGATTTTGCCGTGGATCAGCAGGGCCTTAGCGAGATTATTCAACAGGGCCTTACGGTGCGCAGGCGTACGCGAGAGTTTCCTGCCGGAATTGCTATGCCTCATTTTGCTGCTTCCTTTTCCATTCCTGATATTTCTTGTCGAAGGAATCGACCTTCATGCCGAAGTCAAGGCCCATGTCCACAAGAACACCCTTGATTTCGTCCAACGACTTGCGACCGAAATTCTTGGTCTTGAGCATTTCTGCCTCAGAACGCTGCACCAGTTCGCCCACAAGAGCGATGTTGGCGCCCCTCAGGCAGTTGGTAGCGCGCACCGACAATTCAAGATCGTCAATGCTCTTGTACAGATGCTCGTTAATTTCGCCGCTCTCACCACTGCCGTGCCGCATATCGCCAGAAACGCGTTCATCAAAGTTGATGAAAACAGAAATCTGGTCCTTGATAATCTTGGCACTGTAGGCAATGGCGTCCTCGGGTGTGAGGGAGCCGTCGGTCCACACTTCCAGCAGCAGGCGGTCATAGTTGGTCATCTGGCCAACGCGCGCCTGCTCCACGGTGTAGGCTACCTTGCGCACGGGGGAGAAGCTGGAATCCAGCTTGATGATGCCGATTTCGTCGGTCAACCCCTCATGCATATCCGCAGGCACATAGCCCTTGCCCATGCGGGCCTCAAATTCCATTTCAAGCACAACGTCCTCGGTGAGGGTTGCGATGTGCTGGTCAGGGTTGAGAACTTCCACATGCTGGTTGCCCTGAATGTTACCGGCTGTCACCGGGCCCTTCTGGTCAACACGCAAGGTGATGCGTTGCGGTTCATCGGTGTCCATGCGCAGGCGAACCTGCTTGATGTTCAGGATGACATCGGTGATGTCTTCAAGAACGCCATGAACCGTGGTGAATTCATGCTGCACGCCGATGATCTTCACCGATACGAAGGCCGCACCCTGAAGGGACGACAAAAGAACCCGGCGCATGGCGTTACCAATGGTGGTGCCGTAGCCCCGTTCCAGCGGCTCACAGATAAACTTGCCGTGAGTGATGCTGGCGGTTTCTTCTTCGCGCATGATCTGATCGGGCTTTACAAGCTCTGACCAGTTGCGTGCATTTATAAGGCGTTCGCCCTGTTTTATAAGCATGCGAACCCCCGCTTATTTCGAGTAAAGTTCGACAATCAGCTGCTCGTTGACGGGGAACTGGATATCGTCACGCTGCGGCAGCGCCTTGACAGAGCCTTTGAAAGCGGCGCCATCAGCCTCAAGCCAGGCAGGGCAGCCACGACGGGCAATAACTTCCTGGGCTTCAGCAAGCACAGGAATCTTGCGGTTCTTTTCAGGCACTTCAATGCAGTCACCCACACGAACCTGCAAGGAAGGAATGTTCACCTTGTGTCCGTTGAGGGTGAAAATGCCATGACGAACGAGCTGGCGAGCCTGGTTGCGCGAATTGGCAAAGCCGAGGCGGTACACCACGTTGTCGAGGCGGCGTTCAAGAATAACGAGCAGGTTGGTACCGGTAACACCCTTCTGCATTTCGGCCTTCTCGAAGTAGCCATGGAACTGGCGTTCGAGAATGCCGTAAGCGCGACGGGTCTTCTGCTTCTCACGCAGCTGAACTGCGTATTCGCTGACCTTCTTGCGCGCGCGGCCATGCTGGCCGGGAGCATAGGGACGACGGTCATATGCGCACTTGTCAGTGAAGCAGCGGTCGCCCTTCAGAAAAAGCTTGCAGCCTTCGCGACGGCACATGCGGCACTTGGCTTCAGTATATTTGGCCATCTATCTTTACCTCTTACGGTTTTGGCGCGGTTTACGCAAGGCGCAAACTAGACGCGGCGGCGCTTGGGCGGCCGGCAGCCATTGTGCGGAATGGGCGTAACGTCGCGGATGAACGCCACCTTGAAGCCGATTGCCGAAATAGCGCGCATGGCGGCTTCACGACCGGAACCGGGGCCCTTAACGTAGATGCCCACGGTACGCATGCCGTTGTCCTGAGCCTTGCGGGCAGCCGTTTCAGCGGCAACCTGCGCAGCAAAGGGGGTGGACTTACGCGAACCCTTAAAGCCGCTCTGGCCTGAGGAGGCCCAGGAGACAGCATTGCCGCGCGTATCCGTAAAGGTGATGATGGTATTATTGAACGATGCCTGGATGTGGGCAATGCCCACCGGCACGTTCTTTTTTTCCTTTTTCTTGACCACTTTCTTGGGTCTGGCCATAACTAACCTCTAAATGGAGCTTGTCAGATCTATATCCGCTCTTAGCGGATAAATCCGTTCGTCCTCACGGCAGCACTATTGCTGCATCCGCTTTACAAACTGCGACAAGCGCAGCCGCACCGCTACTTCTTCTTGCCTACGGCGCCGCGGCGGGGTCCCTTACGGGTGCGGGCATTGGTGTGGGTACGCTGACCGTGCACGGGCAAACCGCGACGATGGCGCAGGCCACGGAAACAACCAATGTCCATAAGGCGCTTAATGTTGCTGGAAACTTCGCGACGCAGGTCGCCTTCCACCTTGTAGTTCTGCTCGAGTTCCTTACGGATCTCGTTCACTTCGTCAGCGGAGAGGTCGTCGATGCTACGCTCCCAGTTAACGCCGGTGGTGTCCAGAATTTTCATGGCCGTGGTACGGCCAATGCCATAAATGTAGGTGAGCGCAATGTCCACCCGTTTGCCGCGAGGCAAATCAACACCTGCTATTCTCGCCACAATTCGTCTCCTGCCCTAGCCCTGGCGCTGCTTGTGCCGGGGGTTTTCGCAGATAACTCGAAGCACTCCCTTGCGCCGGATAACCTTACACTTGGGGCATATTTTCTTGACGGAAGGTCTTACTTTCATACCTCAATCTCCAATAAGAAACCATTGCATTGACCAAATAAAGATCCGGCTTGCGGCTTCGCCACGAAGAACAACAGGCCGCAGCCCTCGAAATTGAGGGCGGGAACGGAAATCTTTATCCAGCTTTAACGCTGATGTCAACCTTCAATTGTATGCCGGTTCAAACCACGATCCGAAATGCTGAGAATCTGGGGTCCGTTTGGGGTGATGGCAACGCTGTGTTCAAAGTGGGCGGCCCACAAACCGTCGCGAGTAACGGCGGTCCACTGGTCGTCCAGAATGTCCACTTCATACGTGCCCACGGTAACCATGGGTTCGATGGCTATGACCATGCCGTTTTGCAAGGTCAAACCGCGCATTCCAGGCCTGAAGTTGGGCACTTCGGGCTTTTCGTGCATTTTCGCACCCACGCCATGGCCCACAAAACGGCGAACCACGTTGAAACCGGCTGCCTCAACATAATCTTGCACAGCCGCACCGATGTCATAAACATCATTGCCGGCTCTGGCCTGCTCTATTCCGACGTACAGGCTTTCTTCGGTCACCTTCATGAGCTTGCGGGCCTCGTCGCTCACCTTGCCGACAGGAAAGGTGCGAGCGGCGTCGCCCACAAAACCTTCATACACAACGCCCATGTCAACGCTGACGATGTCGCCTTCTTTAAGCAGCCGCGCAGAAGGGAAACCGTGAACCACCTGCTCGTTTACCGAGCAGCACAGGGCGAAGGGGTAACCGCAGTAACCTAGAAACGCCGGTTTTACCTTGTAGTCGGCGCACATGTCGCGCGCCAGCTCTTCAAGACGCATGGTAGGCAAGCCAGGTGCCACCATGTCGCCCACGGCATCCAGTATGTTGGCAACCATGCGGTTTGCTTCCCGCAGGCTGGCCACTTCCCTTTCATTCTTGATGAATGCGCCGTGATATTTTTTCATTATACAATCACCATCCGCGCTTGTGAAAACCGCAGGGTAAGCCTTGCAGCCTACCCAGGTTTTCTAGAGCCTGCCGCTCTTACGCGCCTTGGCCATAAGGCCCTGATACTGGCTGGAGATCATGTGCGACTCCACCTGATTCATGAAGTCCATGGCCACACCCACAAGGATCAGCAAGCTCGTGCCACCAAAGTAGAAAGGCACGTTGAAATTGCTGATGAGCAGCATGGGCAGCAGGCACACCACTGAAATATAGGTGGCCCCCGAAAGGGTCAGCCGCGAAAGCACCGTATCAACATATTCCTGGGTCTTTTCGCCAGGGCGAATGCCCGGGATAAACCCACCGTTCTTCTTCAGATTTTCGGCCATATCCTTGGGATCAAAAATGATGGCGGTATAAAAATAACAGAAGAAGAACATCAAGGCCACATACAGCACGTTGTAGGCAACGCCGTGCGGCGAGAAGAAATCAGCTGCCTGCTTCACGTAGTGATTGGTCGAAAACTGACCAATGGTCGCAGGAAACAGCAGCAGAGAAGATGCAAAAATAGGCGGAATAACGCCAGCGGTGTTCAGACGCAAAGGCAGGTGCGAATTCTGACCGCCGTACATCTTGCGCCCAACCTGACGTTTGGCATAGCTGATGGGAATTCTGCGCTGCGAACGTTCAACGAACACAATGGCAACCGTAACCGCAGCCATGAGAACCACGATGACAACCGCCATGAAAATGCTCATGTCGCCAGCCTGAATAAGAGCAACAGACTGGATGATGCCGCGGGGAATACCCACCACAATACCGCAGAAGATAATCAGCGAAATACCGTTGCCGATACCGCGCTCCGTGATCTGCTCGCCAAGCCACATAACCAGCACAGAGCCTGCCGTAAAGGTGGCCATGGTAACAAGGCGGAAATGCCAGCCGGGTGCAAGAACAACCGGAGCGCCGCCAGGGCTGGTCATATTTTCAAGCCCCACCGCTATGCCAAGACCCTGAACGAGGGTAATGAGCACGGTGAGGTAACGGGTGTACTGCGTGATCTTGCGTCGACCCGCCTGCCCTTCTTCCTTGGCCATGCGCTTGATGTCGGGGCTGACCACCTGCAAAAGCTGGATGATAATGCTTGCCGAAATGTAAGGCATGACGCCCAGAGCGAACACCGAGACGTTGGACAGGCCGCCGCCGGAAAACATGTCAAACAGGCTGAAAAGCGTGCCGGACATGCTTTGAAAAAACGACGCCAGCGCAGAAGCGTCAACACCCGGAATGGGTACGTGAACGCCAATGCGGTAGCAGCACAAAATCAGGAGGGTCCAGCCAATGCGTTTGGACAACGAAGCCTGGCCCGCCATATTGTTTGCCGATCCTACTGCCATGAAACACTCGTTGCGTTTGTGCGCCTGTGGCGCAGTATGT harbors:
- the map gene encoding type I methionyl aminopeptidase, encoding MKKYHGAFIKNEREVASLREANRMVANILDAVGDMVAPGLPTMRLEELARDMCADYKVKPAFLGYCGYPFALCCSVNEQVVHGFPSARLLKEGDIVSVDMGVVYEGFVGDAARTFPVGKVSDEARKLMKVTEESLYVGIEQARAGNDVYDIGAAVQDYVEAAGFNVVRRFVGHGVGAKMHEKPEVPNFRPGMRGLTLQNGMVIAIEPMVTVGTYEVDILDDQWTAVTRDGLWAAHFEHSVAITPNGPQILSISDRGLNRHTIEG
- a CDS encoding lysozyme inhibitor LprI family protein is translated as MSRIRRSLAASMGNLAAACVLCAGLLITNQAFAAQAAAQQPAQQAVTAQPPVEASAPNTTEQQEPAPVADSLFSQTYQACMDEAAGTTTTMQDCMAAEQQRLETRLAAQRTKVAAGLNPERLKAFNEALSAWDILRKSGSLAMYDPDGGTLSPLMASLWYLEQTARMTHWVDGMLENVDP
- the rpsD gene encoding 30S ribosomal protein S4, translating into MAKYTEAKCRMCRREGCKLFLKGDRCFTDKCAYDRRPYAPGQHGRARKKVSEYAVQLREKQKTRRAYGILERQFHGYFEKAEMQKGVTGTNLLVILERRLDNVVYRLGFANSRNQARQLVRHGIFTLNGHKVNIPSLQVRVGDCIEVPEKNRKIPVLAEAQEVIARRGCPAWLEADGAAFKGSVKALPQRDDIQFPVNEQLIVELYSK
- the rpmJ gene encoding 50S ribosomal protein L36 → MKVRPSVKKICPKCKVIRRKGVLRVICENPRHKQRQG
- the secY gene encoding preprotein translocase subunit SecY, translating into MAVGSANNMAGQASLSKRIGWTLLILCCYRIGVHVPIPGVDASALASFFQSMSGTLFSLFDMFSGGGLSNVSVFALGVMPYISASIIIQLLQVVSPDIKRMAKEEGQAGRRKITQYTRYLTVLITLVQGLGIAVGLENMTSPGGAPVVLAPGWHFRLVTMATFTAGSVLVMWLGEQITERGIGNGISLIIFCGIVVGIPRGIIQSVALIQAGDMSIFMAVVIVVLMAAVTVAIVFVERSQRRIPISYAKRQVGRKMYGGQNSHLPLRLNTAGVIPPIFASSLLLFPATIGQFSTNHYVKQAADFFSPHGVAYNVLYVALMFFFCYFYTAIIFDPKDMAENLKKNGGFIPGIRPGEKTQEYVDTVLSRLTLSGATYISVVCLLPMLLISNFNVPFYFGGTSLLILVGVAMDFMNQVESHMISSQYQGLMAKARKSGRL
- a CDS encoding DNA-directed RNA polymerase subunit alpha, giving the protein MLIKQGERLINARNWSELVKPDQIMREEETASITHGKFICEPLERGYGTTIGNAMRRVLLSSLQGAAFVSVKIIGVQHEFTTVHGVLEDITDVILNIKQVRLRMDTDEPQRITLRVDQKGPVTAGNIQGNQHVEVLNPDQHIATLTEDVVLEMEFEARMGKGYVPADMHEGLTDEIGIIKLDSSFSPVRKVAYTVEQARVGQMTNYDRLLLEVWTDGSLTPEDAIAYSAKIIKDQISVFINFDERVSGDMRHGSGESGEINEHLYKSIDDLELSVRATNCLRGANIALVGELVQRSEAEMLKTKNFGRKSLDEIKGVLVDMGLDFGMKVDSFDKKYQEWKRKQQNEA
- the rplQ gene encoding 50S ribosomal protein L17 — encoded protein: MRHSNSGRKLSRTPAHRKALLNNLAKALLIHGKIRTTEIKAKELRRVVEPLITLAKRNDLHARRQAYRVLNDHALVKRLFDEIGPVFAGVPGGYTRILKLAMPRKGDNAPMAIIELSRALDAAPATEAAAEEAPAKPKRTRKPKAEETTEA
- the rpsK gene encoding 30S ribosomal protein S11, with the translated sequence MARPKKVVKKKEKKNVPVGIAHIQASFNNTIITFTDTRGNAVSWASSGQSGFKGSRKSTPFAAQVAAETAARKAQDNGMRTVGIYVKGPGSGREAAMRAISAIGFKVAFIRDVTPIPHNGCRPPKRRRV
- the rpsM gene encoding 30S ribosomal protein S13 yields the protein MARIAGVDLPRGKRVDIALTYIYGIGRTTAMKILDTTGVNWERSIDDLSADEVNEIRKELEQNYKVEGDLRREVSSNIKRLMDIGCFRGLRHRRGLPVHGQRTHTNARTRKGPRRGAVGKKK